A single genomic interval of Penaeus monodon isolate SGIC_2016 chromosome 30, NSTDA_Pmon_1, whole genome shotgun sequence harbors:
- the LOC119592570 gene encoding tyrosine-protein phosphatase 69D-like isoform X1: MIIRVTCNFILCDVICVLDPALCSDRLITGPVGVTMERANFRVRMARHLLLLLLFVAPLAPPTGSQRIRELKVEVGSSEPHAGANVTISCRGRGDLLQWRHGHHNITPDDVRWQVITEVEKENILSTLTIFRVGLRDSGRYHCRVNKTNKDKVADKNVTIHVQAPPVLMEARNFTVRAGLKAKLSCTFEAVPAPEVFWIKDKEQLDKKKGYSVETSKESDLHLSDLLIENVTLKDNGTYECKASNTIGNSDQSGTPVLLVQDFPEVNLTKVRAVGPKEIQAEWSVKENNAPVHEMKILVARAESNFEEQSEVIAESTNKVLEDVGSPGEEIHLKVVVANEVGETESREEIVTLLTEEPKFTPNASPRGTTVDSLTVGWSQPDEEMKEYVGYYLLSLTDPNTGDAQQAMKPAPASDHMFTGLKPATQYQFMVKACMDVFADEKRDCGNFSAAVFGMTLNGVPDRISDLLLECEHSVNKVPSTIKILWQPPKNPNGVIDHYKIEIVETASYINEDGQRRYYNNDYRHNVAGSLRNYTFYNALPNTNYTIKVYAGSRHRYSSSMNAVCSMPVWVPTPERISWWKYPHDGRTVLRLPVPRASERNGTICCHRIVIVKLSKGETIHSIAEPKDLPLSTYDEVHRSPSASGAYVAEAFSRWSVKDKYLLLGDGKVVGNWSEGCAACLGEMMPMGEAAASTSNESRIKRAMTRGNRRSLLSLQVLPPVVDGILSQESNYTGFVILSVQASTGQPLTAYSDFFPVIQPVKDIEYSNDPPTHISQMQIIYVAAGLFTFLLLLTIGLCSLLCFYRRRNKHLEEEEVTESLSGSLGRIFRSLRRSHTLMSQPAVDVKPVPREELVPQYVEKLKDSELGFRREYEALPEKFYDRTSRASDLIENAPKNRYPDIKAYDQTRVKLSQINGAVGTDYINANYVLGYKERKKFICAQGPMDTTVDDFWRMIVEQRCGVCVMLTNLEETGKIKCVKYWPEAGQIKTFGNITVHLIKEKAYSDYMVRTLRAEWGEPDDPQTHEVLQYHYLLWKDFIAPEHPTGVLSFLRRINEAYSHDQGPLLVHCSAGVGRTGTLVALDSLVMELDEEGQASIFNFICDLRHQRNFLVQSLKQYVFIHRALMEYSQFGNTELTISQLKEVYSNHTHHDSLDDSSPLEKEFERLGKVVEDRKAFAIATSEENKPKNRYDFLLPYDNNRVILAPLPTKPSSTYINASFVTGYDLAESFIVTQDPMENTIADFWRMVFDQEVTTIVMLSEVQLGQLGSGEGCCNKYWPDDEEQYEHISVKLVSSESYPKYSSRSFLLTNTKNGDALTVTQFHYIGWSGALGEVPLVTYGIMEIITRVQAHTDASLSTAAPTLVHCSGGGDRSSVYVCLNNCLRQLRREGRVDLFQTARRIRALRQFQLQEFAQYEFSYKALVEFIDNKGLENL, encoded by the exons ATGATCATCAGGGTTACATGTAACTTTATTTTGTGTGATGTGATTTGTGTGTTAGACCCTGCGCTGTGTTCTGATAGACTAATAACTG GCCCCGTAGGTGTGACGATGGAGAGGGCGAACTTCAGAGTGAGGATGGCCAGACATCTGCTTCTGCTGCTCTTATTTGTCGCCCCCCTCGCACCACCCACAG GGAGCCAGCGAATCCGCGAGTTGAAGGTGGAAGTTGGCAGCAGTGAGCCCCATGCTGGTGCAAATGTCACAATTAGCTGCAGGGGTCGAGGGGACCTGTTGCAGTGGCGTCATGGCCATCACAATATCAC GCCAGATGATGTGCGGTGGCAGGTGATAACAGAAGTTGAGAAGGAGAACATCTTGAGTACCCTAACGATTTTCCGTGTTGGCCTCCGAGACTCAGGGCGCTATCACTGCCGTGTAAATAAGACCAACAAAGACAAAGTTGCAGATAAAAATGTTACCATTCATGTACAGG CTCCTCCTGTGCTGATGGAAGCTAGGAACTTCACAGTGAGAGCTGGGCTCAAGGCAAAGCTCTCTTGTACTTTTGAAGCCGTCCCTGCTCCTGAGGTGTTTTGGATTAAGGATAAGGAACAGCTTGACAAAAAGAAAGG GTACAGTGTAGAAACCAGCAAGGAATCAGATTTGCACCTGTCAGATCTACTGATAGAAAATGTAACACTGAAAGATAATGGAACATATGAATGTAAAGCCTCAAATACCATTGGTAACAGTgaccagagtggaacacctgttcTACTTGTTCAAG ATTTCCCAGAGGTAAATCTAACGAAGGTACGTGCTGTTGGCCCCAAGGAAATTCAGGCTGAGTGGTCAGTCAAGGAGAACAATGCCCCTGTTCATGAAATGAAGATCTTG GTGGCCAGAGCAGAGAGCAACTTTGAAGAACAGTCAGAGGTGATTGCTGAGTCCACAAACAAAGTTCTTGAAGATGTTGGTTCTCCAGGGGAGGAGATTCACCTGAAAGTTGTGGTTGCAAATGAAGTAGGGGAaacagagagcagagaagagattGTTACCCTTCTTACTGAAG AACCAAAGTTCACCCCCAATGCATCACCAAGAGGAACCACTGTGGATTCTCTCACAGTAGGATGGAGTCAGCCCGATGAAGAGATGAAGGAGTACGTTGGTTACTACCTTCTATCACTGACGGACCCAAATACAGGAGATGCTCAGCAGGCCATGAAACCAGCTCCAGCTTCAGATCACATGTTTACAGGGTTGAAGCCAGCAACACAGTACCAATTCATG GTGAAAGCATGCATGGACGTCTTTGCTGATGAAAAGCGTGATTGTGGAAATTTCTCAGCTGCTGTGTTTGGAATGACCCTCAATGGTGTGCCAGACAGGATTTCTGACCTTCTGTTAGAGTGTGAGCACAGTGTAAATAAGGTCCCCAGCACCATCAAAATTCTCTGGCAACCACCAAAGAATCCCAATGGTGTGATTGACCACTATAAAATAGAAATTGTGGAAACTGCATCTTACATCAATGAGGATGGCCAgagaagatattataataatgattatagacaTAATGTTGCTGGATCACTCAGGAATTATACTTTCTACAATGCTCTCCCAAACACAAACTATACCATCAAG GTTTATGCTGGCTCGAGGCATCGCTACAGTTCTTCTATGAATGCTGTGTGTTCAATGCCTGTTTGGGTACCAACACCTGAGAGAATAAGTTGGTGGAAATATCCTCATGATGGACGAACTGTTCTTAGACTACCAGTACCAAGGGCATCAGAACGTAATGGAACCATCTGCTGTCACAG GATTGTTATTGTGAAATTGTCAAAGGGGGAGACGATCCACTCCATAGCAGAACCCAAAGACTTGCCACTCAGCACCTATGATGAGGTCCACCGGTCACCTTCAGCATCTGGAGCCTATGTTGCTGAAGCCTTTTCCAG GTGGTCTGTGAAGGACAAGTACCTGCTCTTGGGAGATGGAAAGGTTGTAGGAAATTGGTCTGAGGGATGTGCAGCTTGCTTGGGGGAGATGATGCCTATGGGTGAAGCAGCAGCATCCACCAGCAATGAGAGTCGCATCAAAAGGGCCATGACGAGGGGAAATCGGCGATCCCTCCTTTCGCTGCAAGTCCTGCCGCCAGTTGTAGATGGTATACTTTCACAAGAATCTAACTACACAGGCTTTGTGATACTATCGG tccAAGCAAGCACAGGACAACCATTGACAGCATATTCTGACTTCTTTCCGGTTATTCAGCCTGTGAAAGACATTGAATACAGCAATgacccaccaacacacatatcCCAGATGCAGATTATATATGTGGCTGCTGGTCTTTTCACATTCCTTCTCCTGTTAACAATAGGATTATGTAGTCTTCTATGTTTCTATCGTAGAAGGAATAAGCatttggaagaggaagaagtcacagagagtttgtCTGGGTCTCTAGG GCGAATCTTCAGATCCCTAAGAAGATCTCACACACTCATGTCCCAACCAGCTGTTGATGTAAAGCCAGTTCCAAGAGAAGAACTTGTGCCTCAGTATGTTGAGAAGCTAAAAGACTCGGAACTAGGATTTAGAAGAGAATATGAG gCGCTGCCAGAGAAGTTCTATGATCGCACAAGTCGGGCTTCGGATCTCATTGAGAATGCCCCAAAGAACCGCTATCCTGATATCAAGGCTTATGATCAGACACGTGTCAAGCTGTCGCAAATTAATGGTGCTGTTGGGACAGATTACATTAATGCAAATTACGTTTTGGGCTACAAGGAACGGAAGAAGTTCATCTGTGCTCAGG GACCAATGGATACAACTGTGGACGACTTCTGGAGAATGATTGTAGAGCAGCGCTGTGGTGTTTGCGTGATGCTTACTAATTTAGAGGAGACTGGCAAGATCAAGTGTGTCAAGTACTGGCCTGAAGCAGGGCAAATCAAGACCTTTGGAAACATTACAGTGCATCTCATCAAGGAAAAAGCATATTCAG ATTACATGGTTCGGACTCTGAGGGCTGAATGGGGTGAGCCAGATGACCCCCAAACACACGAGGTTCTCCAGTACCACTACCTGCTCTGGAAAGACTTTATTGCTCCTGAACACCCTACTGGAGTCCTCTCCTTCCTGCGCCGTATTAATGAGGCCTATTCACATGACCAAGGACCACTTTTGGTTCATTGCAG TGCTGGAGTAGGGCGAACAGGAACTTTAGTGGCTTTAGACTCTCTTGTGATGGAGCTGGATGAAGAAGGTCAGGCGTCAATCTTCAACTTCATTTGTGACTTACGGCATCAGAGAAACTTCCTCGTTCAGTCCCTT AAACAGTATGTGTTCATCCACCGTGCACTAATGGAGTACAGCCAATTTGGAAACACTGAGCTTACCATATCTCAGCTGAAAGAAGTTTacagcaaccacacacaccatgacAGTTTAGATGATTCTTCACCACTTGAGAAGGAATTTGAG CGATTGGGTAAGGTAGTAGAAGATAGAAAAGCTTTTGCTATTGCAACAAGTGAAGAGAATAAACCCAAGAATAGGTATGACTTCTTGCTGCCATATGATAACAATCGTGTTATCCTTGCACCATTGCCTACCAAACCATCATCTACTTACATCAATGCCTCCTTTGTTACG GGTTATGATCTGGCTGAGTCATTTATAGTCACTCAAGATCCGATGGAGAACACAATTGCGGACTTCTGGAGAATGGTGTTTGACCAAGAAGTTACAACCATAGTCATGCTGTCTGAG GTACAACTTGGTCAG CTGGGCAGTGGAGAAGGATGCTGTAACAAATATTGGCCAGATGATGAAGAGCAATATGAACATATCTCAGTGAAGCTTGTGTCGAGTGAAAGCTATCCTAAATACTCCAGCAGATCATTCCTGCTTACAAACACAAAG AATGGTGATGCCTTGACGGTAACACAGTTCCATTACATTGGATGGTCAGGAGCCTTGGGTGAAGTTCCTCTGGTGACCTATGGAATTATGGAGATCATCACACGAGTACAGGCCCACACTGATGCCAGTCTTTCCACAGCTGCTCCCACTCTCGTCCACTGCTC GGGTGGTGGTGACCGCAGCAGTGTATACGTATGTCTCAATAACTGCTTACGTCAGCttcggagggaagggagagtagatCTTTTCCAGACGGCTCGCAGAATTCGGGCTTTAAGACAGTTCCAACTCCAAGAGTTT